CCTGTCGTATAGTCCCGCAAATAGATATCTTCGATATTGGACAGAACGCCATAAGCGTTCAATGAAGATAGTGTCAAACACCCGACCACGCCCATCCATACTGACTCGACTCCCAGCCTGCTCTACCCGGGTTATCCACGCCTGGGACGTAAATTGAACACCTTGATCACTATTAAAAATGTCGGGCACCCCATGGGCGAACGCCTCATCCAAGGCCTCCAAGCAAAAATCGGCGTCCAACGAATTGGAGACGGCCCACCCTACGATATAGCGACTAAACCAATCCATAATGGCGACCAAATACATAAAGCCGACGGTCATGGGCACATAGGTGATGTCGACACACCAGGCCTGATTGGGCCGCATCACTGAGACATCTCGGAGTAAATAGGGATAGCGTGGATGAGCCGGATGCGCAATGGAGGTCTGAGGCCCAGGAGCGACCCCTTCCAACCCCATCAGACGCATCAAGCGTTGAATGCGTTTCCGATTCATCGGATGCCCTTGCTCCTGCAACCACACCGTCATGCGCCGACTGCCATAAAAGGGAGTGATCAGATACTGTGCGTCGAGCAGACGCATGAGCTGTAAGTTCTCAGGCGTTTCTGTGGCTGGCGTGTAATAGTAGACCGAACGCGACAACCCCATGAGGTTACATTGTTGTTGAATGCTCATGTTCGGATCCTCCGCATCAATCAGCTGACGTTTCTGATCAGGAGACAGGCCCCACTTTTTTCAGCCAATCCAGTTCCACATTGAGCCGACCAATCATCTCATAGGCTTGCCGTCATTCTTCGTCTGCAACGCCTGACGTTCCCTCGGCACTCCGTTTAAAGAGCTCGGCCACGTGGTTGCTTACCTGTTTCTTCCAGATCATAATCTGTGTCGGATGGACCTGGAACTCGTTAGCGAGTTGCTGGCAGGTTTTGACTCCCTTGATCGCTTCCAACGCAACCTTCGCCTTGAATGTTACACTGTGTCGTGTCCGCTTTTTGGACAGACCTCGGACCACTCCCTCATGAATGGAACAAGTCGATGTTCCACCATCTTAACGCACTGTCCCAATATTGGGGGCCTCTTTACCCCACCTCATCCTAGGCACGTCTTGAGTCCTGAGTTGATCGAAGGATCGAACGGCTCGTCCTGCGTGTATCGAAGGGTTCATCCTGAGCTCTGAGCTAGCCGAAGAGTCGAAGATTCACCTCACCCCGTACAAGATTGTCGATTGAGCAAATGCTGTGTAAAATAATGTGTAATACTTTGTGTGAAAGGAGACCAATGATGCCAACAAACCTGGCTTTAGACGATAAACTGGTTCAAGAGGTCAAACGTCTAGGAGGTCATTCAACCAAACGCGCTGCTGTCAATGAAGCACTTCGTGAATATGTCACGCGCCGGAAACAGAAAAAAATCCTTGAGATATTCGGTACTCTTGAGTGGGATACTCAATACGATTACAAAGCGGCGAGAAAACGCAAATGACCATCTTGGTGGATACATCGGTCTGGTCACTTGCGCTTCGAAAAGATGGACCTGCCGACCACTTGGCGGTCAAGAAGCTACAGAGTCTGTTGTTAGAGATGCAAGATATTGTCCTCATTGGAATCATTTTGCAAGAAATTCTCCAGGGCTTTCGACAAGAAAACACTTTCACAAAAGTCAGCTCCTATTTGAACGCGTTTCCCCTATTGCCTTTGAACCGAAGTGATTATGTCGCAGCAGCCAAACTTCGGCGTCAGGCAACAGCCAAAGGGCTAACCTTATCGACCCCTGACTGTCAAATCGCTTCAGTGGCCATCAATCACCAATGCCGCCTCCTCACAACTGACAAAGACTTCTCAAATATTGCCAAATGGGCTCTCCTTCAGCTTCTTTAATCCCAATTCAATACCTTCATTCAGAGTATGCCATGAGCTCTGAGCTTATCGAAGGATCGAAGGATGAATCACTTCCTCCTCTAAACTCTTCAAGTCACTAAAGAATCCAATCCAGTTTCCTTCTCCAAAATTCATTCGATTGAATCATCTGA
The genomic region above belongs to Nitrospirales bacterium and contains:
- a CDS encoding IS3 family transposase translates to MSIQQQCNLMGLSRSVYYYTPATETPENLQLMRLLDAQYLITPFYGSRRMTVWLQEQGHPMNRKRIQRLMRLMGLEGVAPGPQTSIAHPAHPRYPYLLRDVSVMRPNQAWCVDITYVPMTVGFMYLVAIMDWFSRYIVGWAVSNSLDADFCLEALDEAFAHGVPDIFNSDQGVQFTSQAWITRVEQAGSRVSMDGRGRVFDTIFIERLWRSVQYRRYLFAGLYDRLRIGERLDRLFCLLQ
- a CDS encoding type II toxin-antitoxin system VapB family antitoxin — its product is MMPTNLALDDKLVQEVKRLGGHSTKRAAVNEALREYVTRRKQKKILEIFGTLEWDTQYDYKAARKRK
- a CDS encoding PIN domain-containing protein produces the protein MTILVDTSVWSLALRKDGPADHLAVKKLQSLLLEMQDIVLIGIILQEILQGFRQENTFTKVSSYLNAFPLLPLNRSDYVAAAKLRRQATAKGLTLSTPDCQIASVAINHQCRLLTTDKDFSNIAKWALLQLL